The genomic DNA TGGTACGACGCCACCGAGGCCGAGGTCTGGTTCCGCACCGCGGACGCTGCTGCTGCTGCGGGCTTCGCCCCGGCCGGCGGTGCCGCTGCGCAGAAGATCGCTGAGGACAACTGATGACGAACATCAACAAGGACCCGCGCGACATCCTGATCGCCCCGGTCGTCTCGGAGAAGAGCTACAGCCTGCTCGACGAGGGCAAGTACACCTTCCTCGTCGACCCGCGGGCCAACAAGACCGAGATCAAGATCGCCGTCGAGAAGATCTTCGACGTCAAGGTCGACTCGGTTCACACCTTGAACCGTCAGGGCAAGTCGCGCCGCACCCGCTTCGGCGTGGGCAAGCGCAAGGACACCAAGCGCGCGATCGTCTCGCTGCGTGAGGGCTCGATCGACATCTTCGGCCAGGTCGGCTGAGGGTAAGGACGTAGACGATGGCTATCCGTAAGTACAAGCCCACGACGCCGGGCCGCCGCGGCTCGAGCGTGGCGGACTTCGCCGAGGTCACCCGCAGCACGCCCGAGAAGTCGCTGGTTCGCCCGCTGACCAAGTCGGGCGGTCGCAACGCGTCGGGTCGCATCACCACCCGCCACATCGGTGGTGGCCACAAGCGTGCCTACCGCGTGAT from Luteipulveratus halotolerans includes the following:
- the rplW gene encoding 50S ribosomal protein L23, with translation MTNINKDPRDILIAPVVSEKSYSLLDEGKYTFLVDPRANKTEIKIAVEKIFDVKVDSVHTLNRQGKSRRTRFGVGKRKDTKRAIVSLREGSIDIFGQVG